The Canis lupus familiaris isolate Mischka breed German Shepherd chromosome X, alternate assembly UU_Cfam_GSD_1.0, whole genome shotgun sequence genome has a segment encoding these proteins:
- the FTHL18 gene encoding LOW QUALITY PROTEIN: ferritin heavy chain isoform X5 (The sequence of the model RefSeq protein was modified relative to this genomic sequence to represent the inferred CDS: substituted 1 base at 1 genomic stop codon): MAFAHLSKWMSFQTGNPFFLASCLHFASSVSPSPYSCLYITLGASCIHCSLQISPPVSQGLPSCRIAPQATPISQVRQNXHPDCEAAVDSRISLELSASYVYQSMAFSFDRDDGALRNLARFFQRQAREETQHAEMLVELQNRRGGRIRLRDVKKPDRDAWESGPRATECALHLEKRVNHSLPARPDLHRLATDQNDAQLCDFLEARSLRERASERARQGHPRALGGYGTSLRSVGAPEAGPAEYPFDRLTLRHSHKEN; encoded by the exons ATGGCGTTTGCTCATTTGTCCAAGTGGATGAGCTTTCAAACTGGGAACCCTTTTTTCCTCGCCTCCTGCTTGCACTTCGCCtcttctgtctccccctccccctactcctgtCTCTACATCACCTTAGGTGCCTCCTGCATACACTGCTCACTTCAGATTTCCCCACCGGTGTCGCag GGACTTCCCTCCTGCCGCATCGCACCGCAGGCGACGCCCATCTCCCAGGTTCGCCAGAACTAGCACCCCGACTGCGAGGCCGCCGTCGACAGCCGGATCAGCCTGGAGCTGTCCGCCTCCTACGTCTACCAGTCCATGGCCTTCTCCTTCGACCGCGACGACGGGGCCCTGAGGAACTTGGCCCGCTTCTTCCAGCGCCAGGCCCGCGAGGAGACCCAGCACGCCGAGATGCTCGTGGAGCTGCAGAACCGGCGCGGGGGCCGCATCCGTCTGCGCGACGTCAAGAAGCCCGACCGCGACGCCTGGGAGAGCGGCCCGAGGGCCACGGAGTGCGCCCTGCACCTGGAGAAGCGCGTGAACCACAGCCTGCCTGCTCGACCTGACCTGCACCGGCTGGCCACCGACCAGAACGACGCCCAGCTCTGCGACTTCCTGGAGGCCCGCTCCCTCCgtgagcgagcgagcgagcgagcgaggcAAGGCCATCCAAGAGCTCTGGGAGGCTACGGCACCAGCCTGCGCAGCGTGGGGGCCCCGGAAGCCGGCCCGGCTGAGTACCCGTTCGACAGGCTCACCCTGCGCCACAGCCACAAAGAGAACTGA